The sequence TAGTCACTCCCCCTTGGCTGGTTGATGGTCAGTTCTCTGGGGATAAACACCATGAAGAACGATGAATGAATACAGAAAGCACTGCAAGTGGACAATAGCCAGCCAATCAGCATTCTCTATACATTTGCTTATCTCGCTGGATTCATTCAAGTGGACTAGGTTGACGATTCCCTGGAGAACTGACCATTAACCAGCCAAGGTGGGGGTGAGTAAGCAAGTACTCTAAGGGTCCTGGGACAAGAGAAACCCGCTGTTATACTATTTGGGATTAGGGGGTTCTTAacaaaaaaggaaacatttttagTGAATTTTTGATTGAACAAATATAGATGTTGCATTCGCTCTATCAGTTCGATAATACTTAACATTGTACAGCGTGGTGTGTCTACAGTACATTTAgtgcattaaaaaacaaaacagtggaaGAAAGTCACTTGAAAAATGTGGCTGCCtaaatggattattattattttaattatcttattatacattatatatttgcaATTGTCTCTCATCAAGAAAAACTTGCACAGTTTATTCCAGTAAGACCATTTTAGATTTGTCTTTTGCCCCCATTTAGCTAGaggtattgttttatatactccCTGTAAAGGAACATTAagcattaaacaaaacaaaatgtaaatattttattttgcacttttCTGCTTTCTCTGGTGTTGCCTGATTTTGCCAGTATCGCCCCCCTCCAGGACACGGAGTCATATTGTCTTCTTAAACTATCCCCACTCTTGGTGCTTTTAACTTGTGGAGTAAAAATGCACATGCTCAGCCCTACTGTAAAGGGGAGCATGCAATGGGCTTAACATTATTTTGATTACCAAAGAAACTACCAGTCACTGAAAGgtaagtgtaatatatatattatttttgttttccaaGAAAGCAGTAGTAATAATTATacctaaaatgtatgaaaatgtaaagGTGTAATACCCCAGCATTTAGTTCTCTGTGGAGTTCACTAAGACAGAATAAACATTTATGGTTCTACTTTAATTTTGGTGAAAACGAAATTTGCAGGTTCCCCCAAACGCTGCAGAGAACATAACATATTATTTAACCCCTTCAATACTAGTAGCTTTTGCACCTCTATAACCAAGTCTATTTTCATTTCAGTCTCACCATACATGGGTTTGCTTTGATAACATATTGAAACAGacagctttttattttatgttcattagcTAAGGAAACCAGTACAAAAATATACCTTTACATCACTTTTACCCTGGTCACTTTTACATTTTCAGAGCAATCCTAGAAATGTATGTAAATGCTTATGGTCGGATACGTGGTTCAGCAACCTGGGACAAGAGTTGTCAACTTGGAAGAAATCCCTGTTGATGTCACAAGGTGATGTCACTGTGATATCCTGTTACAGTGGGGAAGCACCGAAGGTACAACTTAATTTTAAGTTTTAGGTAAAATTGTACTGTAATGATGCAAAATGTTTCAGAGACTTCTTGCGGTAACTGACAATGCAAACGTAGGTAGCCAAGTATGCTAACAATCAGCGGCCAATCTGAAGAAtctacagtggctataaaaagtctacacatctTTACTGAAATCGCAGTTTTTTTGTGACGAAATCAAGATAACTCAGGTCAgacctttttccttttttattgtgaccttgcaaccaacaaaatgctagtgaaaaacaaatataaattttttttaggaaaaagaaaataaatacaaaaacaaatacaataaaaatatccaGGTTGTAGAAGTGTGCACATCCTTTCATTATGGGGATTTAGCTGTGTTCAGAGATAATCAATCACTTAAATCATGTTCAATGAAAGGTATTGTGATTTACACCAAATAAAGCTCAGCTAttcctgtaggatttccttgcagtttACTTGGTTACACCCTACTGGCACAGCCATGGTACGCAAGGACGTTTCAAAACATCTATAAGATCGAATTCTTGAAACGTACCAATAAGGAGAGGGGCATTAAATAGTTTCAAAGAcattacatgtaccatggaaGACTGATGAATAAGTGGAGAAATTATGGCCAACAGGGACATTGCCAAGATCAGGACATTCCTCTAAAGCTGATTACAGGACAAGGAAGGCTACCGAGAAGTCTACGGCAACATTAAAGGTGCTGCAGGAACTTCTGGCAAGAACTGGTCACTCCCTGCAGGTGACAACGATCTTCCACATTCTGCACATGTCAATCACCACAAACCATGTGGGAAATGTCTTATGGTCTGATGAAACCAAGGATGAACTTTCCGGCCTTAAttctaaaagataaaatattgccCACAGAACACCACACCCATTGTGAAGCATTGTAGTAAAAGCATCCTGCTTTGGGGCTGATTCTCTTCAGCTGGGACAGGGGCTCTAGTCAGGGTGGAGGACATAGTAAATAGCTCTGAACATCACATATTTTGGCACACAACCTGCTGGCCTCTGTCATAAAGATGAAAAGTAATTTTACCTTTCAACATAACTATACAAAGCACATGTCCAATTCTACCAAGGTATGGCTTCATCAAAAGAAGATCAAAGCCTTGAATGCCCAGTTAGAACCCAGACTTCAAATCCTGAAATTCGTGGAATGACCTTGAAAAGGGCTGTGCACAGAAGATCGCTTCGCACTTTGATGGACCTTGAACCTTTTTTGCATGAAGAGTGGGATAGAATTGCAAAGTTGATTTACTCAGAAAAACTCACTACTAATAAAAGCAAACGGTGGTTCCACAAAATAATAGTTTAGTGTGTGCACACCGGAGAATTGTAGGGTTTGTCATTTCCGTTCTGTTTCCTAAAAATTGCTTTTCCCTTGTAATTTGTTGGTTGCAAATTCACACTAAAGTTGGACAAAGGTcccaaacacctgcaatttcaggGTGTGTAGATTTTATATCCACTATAACACAGCTTGAATTTCAGTGAGGGAATACTGTTAGATATTATGGTGGAAACAGAACCATTTAGTCGAGGTTCAGTTCATATTCAATATGTTCTCAAAAAGCACCAAAGAACAAGCAAATCTATTTTCAAAGTTTtaattaacataaaaaatatgtaatagtgatataaaaatattgtacagaaaaataatacattttgttcaGTGATGCTGTTTGATGACTGAGTTTAATGTTCtcacaaacatatttttttcttttcaagcaCCAATGTATCTCTCACCTTTTAACCCaagataatgttttattttttgctcGTGACTTTTGCCAGTCACGTTCCATCTAAATAGTAATGGATAGCACTTTAACAAGTAAAAACATCACATTGAAGTTAGAAAAAAATGGCAAATAGATGCAAGGCCAGATAGAACATATTACAACATGTACTAGGTTCCTCAAAACTAGGTTCTAAATCTTGGTTTTGCTAGCACTAAAATACTAGTGTTAGATGTCTAACTGTGCACATAGCCTCACACACTGTTATTATGCAGGCACATCAAAGTGTATAGGATCACCGTTTGGCTGCACGCTGACCTGCCTGCCAAGAACAGCAGAGGAACATACCTACATAAGGCCCGGTCGGTCTACAGAAGAGAGATCAAAGTCTACGGACTAAGCAACAAAGACAATGCTAGACCAAAGTCACTATAAAACTAATGTAACTGTATCGTGTGTTTGACTTCTATTGTAAGTGTCCTTCTCTTTGAATTCTTAGACGTTCTTTTTCGACTTGCAGACGTTCCTTCTCTATGTGAAGCTTCTCGGACTCAAATTTTAAGAGCTGGAGCCTTTCCTTTTCTAACTGCAGATGTTCTCTTTCCAGTTTTAACTTTTCAGCTTCTATGTCCAAGGGCTGCAAAACAGTCTTTTCTGCTGGTGCAAAATCGTTTTCCATGTTGGCCTTCTCCGCGTGCATGACTTGCAACCTCAACTTTTCTCTTTCAATTTGCAAACGCTCTTTTTCAAGCTGCAATCTCTCGTGCTCCATGTCCAGGTGCCGCAAGCGCTCTCTTTCAATCTGCAGTCTCTCTTTCTCTACCTGAAGCCTCTCGGCTTCGATGTTTAAACGCTGTCTTTCCATCTCCAGTTTCTGCTTCTCTAGTGTTACTAGCAGGTGAGAATCCTTGTACGGGATTCTGGCTAAAGAACTTAGGGTTCCAAACTCCTCAATTCGGGGAAATTCCTCAGGTAGGTCGTTATCTTCTCTAGAGTCAGGTAGGACAGTTGACAACATTTCATCTTCTTCCATTTCAAACTaaaaacacaacaacaacaaaaccatAAAATTATTTAACTTTAACAGCAATCAACACCTGCGGATATATGTAAAATAGTTTGCAGGTTAGCCATCATCCAAGGTATGTTAATTAAATAGACCATTTTAAGTAACAGACCGTAAAGATAACATTAATAAGTGTATGTTTGGTTTTCTAAAATAATTTGCCAGGTTTAAGTAGTCTAAATTAGAGGACCATTAAActctacaaaaaaaatgtaattcaaaaCAATTAATTAAGTTTTGGATGTTGTTATATGagatatgttaaataaataatagtctTGAATCCGTGCTCCCCCAATCTGGCTGGTTCAGAGACAACTCTCAAGGACTGAGCGGGAGACCCTCTCCCTTGCTGGGGATGGGCTTTTCTTTTTTAACTCTTAGCGGTAAGTCATCCTAATGGGAAGCTCACAGGAGCATTAAGAATGCAGCTAACAGTTTATAAAAAGTCTGCTCCTTTCTCCTGCTCACACCATTATAGACTTGAACTCACCAGATTGGAGGATTGTGGGTAAAATACATTGTCTCATTCAACATATCTCAACTAAGTtttctacttttgggtgtaacTAAACTTTAAATGCAACTTAAcaaagacaaagggcctgattcattaaggatcttaacttaagaaacttcttatttcagtctcctggacaaaaaaaaccatgttacaatgcaaggagtgcaaattagtattctgttttgcacataagttaaatactgactgttttttcatgtagcacacaaatacttgatagcttatttgtacactgaaatataaagttgatatttgtgtgctaaatgagaaaacagtcagtatttaacttatgtgcaaaacagaatactaatttgcatcccttgcattgtaacatggttttgtccaggagactgaaataagaagtttcttaagttaagctccttaatgaatcaggcccaaaataacTACTAGTGTAACAGATATGTATGTAGGAATTTCTGGACCTTACCAGAATATATACGAGCTAAAGTTGTGATCACGTGAGGAGACTATTTTTCCAGTATAGGGCAGACTTACAATCAAATAAAAGTCATTACAGGGATTCCCTGATTCTCCTATGACATCTAACAAAGAAGAGTAGAGGAGCAATAACATTCACAGCCGCATAGCAAATGTTAATACAATGCCATGGATTTTAGAGCCTGCCGTGGTATGGGAATATTTACATATCTTATTAACACAGATGTCTTGTAATATAATTTCAGGTTGTACTTTTGGTTTgtgattacatatatatatattttaattatgtgacatgaaataaaaatatatgtatgaagaCAAAGAGTGGATTAGCATGGTACGCATGAACATAGGTTGTATTATGCTGCAGTGTAGTGATGCGGTGAGAAGAGGAAGGGGGTAAGCTAGGCTGGCCAATTTCATCTTGTGTCCTCAGAGCCCCAGAGTGCATGAAAGAGGGTCCAAGAGGAGGCACCTTCTACAAAACTGGAATTATCCTTTTATTTCCCCataatactactaatactaaGAATGTTCACCTTAAAAGAATATGCATAAATATATGATCAACCTAAGTGACACCTCAGTTATTTaaagcttatttatataaaataatatatttatattaatttttgcCCCAAAAGAAGCATTAGGGCTTATTTTTAGGGGATGTCTTATTATTCTCTGGGGACTGCAGGTacacatatagactactgatgatggtCCCCTCCGTTCTCACATAGAGAGTGCTGATCACTGATCTCCATGCTCCCCCCCTTCCTcatagaacccccccccctgttcCCCCTGTTACCACAGGTAGGGCTCCTCCTCCACTGTGTTAAGCTGTGTAATTAGACCTGCAGGACCTTTGGTGACATCATAGTCACATGACAAAGGTCCTTGAACAGGCAATGTGGTTTTTCTGTAGTTTTTCTGCATTTTGCGCAAAACCACGGCAATCACGAGGCCCCTCTATTCTCCTGCATGACACAGTTGAAAATGCCCCCCCTGCTATGCAGGCTTGCCCACGCCCCCGAGGCTGACGAACTAGGGCTTATTTGCTTATTTTTGGGGTAGGGCTTATATTACTAGCCCTATGAAATATCATGCTAGGGCTTATTTTCAGGGTAGGTCTTATTTtcggggaatatatatatatcctatttttGGACCATCGGACTCTCTGGTACATAAGACAAACCACACCTCTTATAATccacaaatataaaattaaaccCCACCCCTTTACGCCTTTCTATCGCTTAACCGCTTGCCAACGTCAGTATTCTGCACACACAATACCACCCTGGCCCTACCCTTCCCTGAAAACTTTGTATTCATTATTTGACATGGTGTCATTTAAGCAGCTTCCTATAAGAGACTCTTCATATGGTAGTATTGCTGTAAATGACGAGTCCTACAGGGGCGCACTTGTACATATGTGGCTCATTCTATCATTTTTCGGTAAGTGGATTTAGCCTTTTCATCCAAAGGACAATTTTACTTCTAAATAAAATTCAAAGTGTGGTGTTTCCATAAATTGTTATCGATTACAATAAATTACTATTGTGATATGAGTTAACAGTTTATTGCAATAGATAAAAATTTATGGTACCATCGCACTTTAGATCTGTAAACCACTGTATGTAACATCCTTATAAATCAACTATTACAATTACCACAAAGTAATAATTCTCATTTGTTACCTTGGCAGATGCTGAAAGTGACGACTGAAACATCACAGCTGTTCCTCATTGACTTTATATAGTTTGTTTCATTTGCTTTTTACTGTGTAGAATGACTTCCTGCTGATGTCTTTCAATAACCTTTTAGTGCAAAACTGCTCCTACCTAGTAGGTCAGGAATAAGAAATATTTCTTAAAGACAAAAGGCCTATGCTATTTTCAgtattttgcatattttgaaAGATTTGTCTCTCAGGAATATATTTAAAGGGACTTTATATGTAGaattttccctttgtatttgtctaatttGATGAATGTATAAAAGTGTTCTTGTTGTAGGATACCTAGATTATATTGCCTGCAAGGCTCATGATTCAGTACAGTTCTATTACTTGCTTTTGTTTCTCCCCAATCTCTTTATCTCCTAACATGAAACAATGATTTAGGCATAATTGAGCACATAACATTTTTGATATTAGTATCCTTTTAAATTTTGGCCTGTTTAATGCCACTCAGGGACTTAGTCATCATGGTCTTAGTACATGACAAGACTAGACAGATGGCTGAGCCAAGTAGCAACAACTAATTTGTTTAATATCTACAAATTGTTCTTAAAGGACTCTGACCCAatatttgttttctctctttctttattTTCCTGTATTTATCTGCTGCCAAATTAAGGGATGCATTTGAAAACATTGTCTAGTTTCTTTGATGGTGCTAGTAAGTCTGCTTACAAAGCTCAGCACCATTCAGTAGTCTTGCCATTGGTTGACCTCTGTTCCCCATACTCCACTAACGCTACACAAGTGATGATAACATATGTATAAAATCCTATAAATAAGATCTATAAAAATGGTGAGTTCTGGTGTCATTGCTAATAATCCATGAGTTCTGGTGGCTTAATTTCAGTgatcattaggaaaacttgtgtattataaagaataatgtaCAACTTACTGTAAACTATTACCAATGTTAGAAGCTACCTCGTAGATCTGTGAGCTTATATGATAATGAAACTCAATGGTGACTCATAATATCCTTATCATTTACAGTAGGGGGTACATTTTTCCATAGATTTCCTCTCAGCGCCCACCTGTCAATCTTATTGAGGTGGAAATCTTCTCACAATACACTTATTTAGGGGTGTGGACTTGTAGCAAGGATTATGCGTAATATCATTGAGATTCAATATGACATTTTTGTGGGAGGGATCGTGGCCAGGTCCATATATTGTGGAAGACACAATAAGGTTAATTTACTCATAGCATGCGCAGAACATAAACATTTCCTTCCTATAGACAGAATTAAGCAAATATTATTCTTAAGTTATAGTCCCTATATATCTATGAGAGTTACTGCCCTGTTGTATGCCACTGTAGTGCTGTCATTATGGCTGTTTTATAGGACATTGTCCCCAAAGTGCCACTTCTGTGGTCTCCAAACGTCTGCATGACCTGCTCTGCCCTCCcctaattaaataaatttcacCACAAgtaactaggggctagatttactaagctgcgggtttgcaaaagtggggatgttgcctatagcaaccaatcagattctagctttcatttatttagtaccttctacaaaatgaaagctagaatctgattggttgctataggcaacatccccactttttcaaacccgcagcttagtaaatctagccctaggacttgTGATCAGTCAACTCCCAAGTATTCTACTGCAGGCATACGATTTCGAAAGATGTTGCCCTTTTACTTGTCCATTGCAGACGGTCTGAAGAGTATCTTCACTTCCATAACACACTAATAATAATTCCTATACTCCTAACGACAGAACATTTTCAATGTACTATTTGAACTCTCATTTTTCATAAAAGAAAGTATAATAGAGCTAAATCATTGTCTGGATGCTCTTCAGCATCCAGATGTAATTATGGAAGAAAATCTGCATAAACAAAAGGATGTGTATTGCCAGGGTATTACAAGCTAGTGGATCAGGGATGGTTATCTGTGACTAAAGAGCTGACACAAGGTTGATCCAGGGGCCACTAAATATTCTGGCTGTAGTACAATGTTGGCTCCTAATTGACTTTTCCTTAATGCTGCAGATTTGCATATAAGATGTTTCACAGTACAATACAGGTAAACACTTTGGTCTGTGCTGGTCTTTTGTGATGGTGTGGTAGATCACATTGATCTCTCTAACATTAAGGGTCACATACCTTCTCTTCACTAGGCGTCTGATTATACACAATTCTATTTTGACGGGAGTTGAACTGGATTCCCAAGCAAGGATGTGACATTCTCTTTTTCCAGCTAGGACCCTGTAATGTCAGAAGAGGTCAATGTAGCTTTCTTGTCTGATAGACGGTTTACATATGTAAGTGTAATGGACTGTATTTTGGACAAGTAGTTTAGGGCTAGCTTTATAGTTACCTTAAAAAACTTGCCCTGTTTGTTAGATCACCATACCTGGTGAAGCATCAATAGAAAGATGATAGTAGGTATCTGAAGTGTTCCACATACAGTACGTAAAAAAGCTGTGACCTGCGCCTCGCCTCCTCTCCAATTACCATCTCTTACTCACTcgactccaagacttctcctgtgctgctggtCTCATATGGAACGCACTACCCTGCCTGATCAGACTCTCCCCAACCTACAATCTTTCAAGCgctctctcaaaactctcctctcCATTATAGGCTATCCTGCCCAACCTGATACTACTCCCTCTACACACTACCAGCTACAATCCGGCCCCTCTAGTTCCTTTCTCTCTGCATTACCATCTCTCTCTAAAccgtaagctctcatgggcagtgCCCTCTCAACCCTCTGTCTCATATCAGCACCTTTTCCATCCACCTTGTATGCCCTTGTTCTCTTACTATGTATGAtatgttttttgtatgttttgttatacCAGTTGTACGACGCTGCTGCATTTAgtggcaattttaaaaaaaaaataacgctGATGATGAATGGTACAGAAACTCATCAACTTCGTTCCCCACAAAATGCTCATTAGTTCATGTAAATAACAAAAGTAAAGAAAACAAATGAATTTAATTTGTGCAACACTATACAGTCATTCTCTTAAGCGGATGTAGTATATATTCAGGACTTTGTTACATTAGAATACTGTAGTTCCATTGTATGGAAAGTGCAAATATACTTAAGATCCTTGTTCACACCAATCACTTTTCTTCTGAGAACACGGAGACTGGAATGAACCACGTATAAGGGTTGCCAATTTTGGCCAATCTCCCACCCATGTAGCAAATGCAGAGAAGGGGGCTCTGTGATGGTCCACCTTTACCTGAAGCCAGGAGCCATAATGTACTGTAAGCTCATAGTAGAGTGCTACATGTGGACCGGTGAcgtcaagtgtgtgtgtgggagctggGGGAATATCCAAACCCGTACAATTTCGTTAATTCTGTGATTTTGAGATGTCAGATCTTAAATGCACCTTCAAAACTCCTTCAAATgggtcaaaaaaaataaaaattgtgttttaatttcagtattgaaaaataagatttattttcaTTGCATTTTTTCTACTACTGTTCATTTAAACATATGGCCACAAGTTATTCTATACAccgaactttattttttttaaatgtgagagTGGAGGCAGCTACTGGGTtgctttgtaaaaataaaattaaacatcatctttatttatttatttattcatttcatcattagtcTACCTGCAAAGAAGGGCCATACACaaaagtattctttttttttctaaaatactgttatcaaagagagagagaaaagggtaAATGACATGTGATATGTCTAAACACCTCACAATTAAAACTTTATAATGAGACTTTAACTGActtatattttgtcattttatgTGACCCATCACATTTTTCAATCCAATGTTCTTAATAAATTCATTTTAGGCATGCATGTGCCACCTACACCCATGTTTTGGGTTAACCCAATTTAACACATTCCTTTACTAGCAAATTGTGGGGCATACAGCAAAGACAGCCATTTTGGGGACTGAACCAAGACTaaagaacaaaatggctgcctcccttGTATGATGGCAACAGGTGCACATTAAGAGCTCATGCTACCTCAGAATTGGTCATCTTCTACAAAACAGAAACTAGAATATCACCAGCTCAATTTTTGATTATATAGTCAATATTGCGATGATGTACTATATAGAACTACAGAAAGTAAAGGCTTTTTACACCACACCTTATTATACAACAGTACAAGCTTCCAAGCATCGGCACTTccataaacacatttaaaaccCCTCTAGACCATCAAACTGCTCTGCCATGCGTAATAACCAGATTTATTTTACAACCAGTTTGAGAACTATCCTCATGTCCCTCTAACATGACCTCCTTCTTAGGACTTGTTAATGCATATTTTTGGTCAATATGTGCTTTGGCAGAAAATGAAACAGAGACAGATGCAATTACGgataaaaatatggaaaaataaattcTGATTGATAACCAGGGGGTTTGTTCAGACAGGCGTGAGTGAAACGCTCCATAGTTGAAAAGGATGGatgtctgtgtgagccagtactATGTTATAACACTTATTTCAAAGTAGAAAATGATTGATAATTAGCTTTTCTGACAACTCTTAGAACTAAAAgtcatacagaaaaaaatattcttactTCAAAACTCTGAGGTTCTTCGTCCTCTTCAACTTTGATTTCGTTCATTGAGTCGTTTGCATCTCGGATATCTGTCCCATTTTTCCAATCCAAACTGGAGTCATTGGTTAACACACTTGGTTTTTCATCCGTGTCATCAATGATAGAGTCTAGATCAGACAGTGGTAGGTGCATTCCAGAACTCCCTAGTTTGACATCTGAATTCAGACTTTTCCTTTTAATGAGAGACCTCCAGTCAAGGTATCTTCTTTTAACTTCAGTTCCTGTCCTTTGTTCCCCTTCGCCCAGGGCATTCACACACTCGGCTATTTCTTCCCAGGCCTTGCGTTTCATCTCATTAATTGTGGTGTTGAGCTgctttgaaaaaatgacatcccttctcttttttatttctgttagcAAGGTCTGTGTTTCCTGGACACTGAAATTACTTTTCCTCTTTCTTTTTAATTGCTTGATCATTGAAGGCTGCAAGGTCATTTTTTTGGCATCAGCAGATATGCCAAGATGAGTCCGAGCCGGAAAGATCTGTGGCAACTGCTTCTTCCTGCTGAATTTTGCCAGTTTTACTGATTAAGTGTTTACTTTTCCTAGAGAATTCTggagacagaaaaagaaacattttgttaaatataagATAATGATAAGAACTGAAACCTTATGTAGAAGAATGTAACTTTATTAGCATACGATTTAGGTGCATCCCTCATTTACATACAGTGGGCCTCATTTGAGCAGCCCGAGATGGTCAGGGCACagtgcaaaatcctctttggtagTGCTGTGCTATTTATGTTTTACAAGTGTTCCTAGAGCTCTGGCAAAGTGCATGGTTTTGGGCACATTACAGCCGCACTGAGTTGGGTAGATTGAGAGTATTCAGTACAGAGTAGGTGCAAAAACTAGAGCCGTTCAAAAATAAGATTTCTTTTTGTGGAATGAGACTATTGAAATTAGTTAAAGGGCTGGAAAGGGAGCACTATTAGGGCCATTCCTTGCCGTTCGGAGGGGCGCACAGCAATATCCACTTGGAAAAAGACATGAATTTTGCACCAGGTAAAAGCTGGTAGACTTTGTGTCACTTCCTAAACTTTTAATGTAGACAGTTTTGCACCTCCATGTAGCAATCTGGAGGACAAACACATCTTGGGGGACACTACGAGCAAGGAAATAATAagcctcacacacacaaaattgacaCATAACAAAAAACAGCCCTGATGTCCCCTATTAATGTGAGCTATAGATGAGGCTAAGTCCAGCAGTAATGTAGGAGAAAAATTCAAAAGTGTTATTTAATGAAAGAGGTGACATTAAATTAGTAGGAGTTTGGACcttaatgtgacatttacacttttgcacagtgcacctctggaGATTTTGGTGCCTGTCCGCACCCCTGGATGCACTTCAATTTTACTGGGGCATCACCCAACTAATACAAAGCCAAAGAGGTTTTTTACAGTGCATATCACCATTTCACTGGTTTCCACTGCCACTTTAAAATGCCAGTGCAGTTTTAACCAGCCACCATTGTGCCGCACTCGTATGTGGTTGGAAACTGGTTAAAGACACACAGAACAAAGTTGTGGAAGGACACACAATGGTGGAACGGTATATTAATTAAAAAGTCTTCCAGGCAGTCCCAAAAATCTGTTTATGTCAATGTTTGTggaaccttcatcatcatcatcattaatttatatagcgccactaattccacagcgctgtacagagaactcactcacatcagtccctgcccaattggggctttcagtctaaattccctaacacacacacagagacataaacacagactagggtcaattgttagcagccaattaacctaccagtaagtttttggagtgtgggaggaaacccacgcaaacatgaggtgaacatacaaactccttacagataagg is a genomic window of Mixophyes fleayi isolate aMixFle1 chromosome 2, aMixFle1.hap1, whole genome shotgun sequence containing:
- the MSANTD4 gene encoding myb/SANT-like DNA-binding domain-containing protein 4 isoform X2 codes for the protein MTLQPSMIKQLKRKRKSNFSVQETQTLLTEIKKRRDVIFSKQLNTTINEMKRKAWEEIAECVNALGEGEQRTGTEVKRRYLDWRSLIKRKSLNSDVKLGSSGMHLPLSDLDSIIDDTDEKPSVLTNDSSLDWKNGTDIRDANDSMNEIKVEEDEEPQSFEFEMEEDEMLSTVLPDSREDNDLPEEFPRIEEFGTLSSLARIPYKDSHLLVTLEKQKLEMERQRLNIEAERLQVEKERLQIERERLRHLDMEHERLQLEKERLQIEREKLRLQVMHAEKANMENDFAPAEKTVLQPLDIEAEKLKLEREHLQLEKERLQLLKFESEKLHIEKERLQVEKERLRIQREGHLQ
- the MSANTD4 gene encoding myb/SANT-like DNA-binding domain-containing protein 4 isoform X1 is translated as MTLQPSMIKQLKRKRKSNFSVQETQTLLTEIKKRRDVIFSKQLNTTINEMKRKAWEEIAECVNALGEGEQRTGTEVKRRYLDWRSLIKRKSLNSDVKLGSSGMHLPLSDLDSIIDDTDEKPSVLTNDSSLDWKNGTDIRDANDSMNEIKVEEDEEPQSFEGPSWKKRMSHPCLGIQFNSRQNRIVYNQTPSEEKFEMEEDEMLSTVLPDSREDNDLPEEFPRIEEFGTLSSLARIPYKDSHLLVTLEKQKLEMERQRLNIEAERLQVEKERLQIERERLRHLDMEHERLQLEKERLQIEREKLRLQVMHAEKANMENDFAPAEKTVLQPLDIEAEKLKLEREHLQLEKERLQLLKFESEKLHIEKERLQVEKERLRIQREGHLQ